AAATTCCACGTTCTTCGCATAGACATTATACAGGTTTCCGCGCAAAAAAAAATCCAACTAATTCATGGAGATTGCCCCGAAAATTGAGCAATGGAAGTCATCCAGACCTCCGTTAAAAAGACCAAATCCATTATATAGAGGGCATGACTTTCGTCTTGCACTGTACTGTTCTGTGGACACCATCTTTTTTTGCGCGCTGTCTCGCAGTCCTTCACCCGCGGGCGCACTTTTCTTCGCAGGCTTTCTGCGTGTCGAAGCGGTTGTCGTTGCCACCGCATCCTCCGTAGACGAACATCTCGCACTTCTTGCTCTCCTTGCGGTAGTAGTACATGGGCTTCGAGCTGAAGCACGGGCCGCTGTCGAAGTCCTTTTGGCACGCTGAGTTGTCGACTGCAGAAAACGAAAGAACGAGATTTTGCTCAGGAACAgccaaaaataaagcaagaaagaaaacagcgtGAATGGTTCGAGTGAGCCCGACATTCCTTCGTACAAATTAATCTTAACGCTAAAGTAAAGAAGCCCGTGACGTCATCGCATGTTTCAAACAAAATAACCTTCTGCAGATGCACCTGCATCAAGCCATGTGTCACTCCAGTTTTGCGTAACACGTTTTGATACGGTTGGTTTTATTTGGCTAATTCGCCACTTTAAGTGTATCTGTTTGCCTGGCCTGTTACGCCgtcccagtgacccaagttgtctagtAGCGCGAGCGTGAGCAACTAGGTGTGTTGTGCTCGTGGCCGTGGTGACGTCAGGGGTGTTGCACCACCGTGATTCCAGCTTCTtcatcatccgactctcgtcatgccgccatCGTCAAACCATCTTTTCACACGAGTCATCACGCATTAGTTGTCATACGTCGTTGTGAGGCCGTCGCGGTCGTTCCGTCATCGTCGCTCCAGCTTCGCcatccgattctcgtcatgcCGGCGTCGGCCCGGGCCATCGTCCCCACACAATCGTGCTATTGTCATCACTCCATTTTCCTCATGCCGGTGTCACGCCATCGTCGACCATTGTGTCGCCGTCATAGTCTTCGTCACGCATTTGTTGTCGGACTGTTCTCATGATTTCGCCGGTGCCGTTCCGTCATCGTCATTGCATATGTGTCATCTAGCTCACCGTCACGCCTTCTTCGTAATACAATCGGCGTCATCCCAAGGGCGTCATGCCGccatcgtcacgctgtcgtcttaCCGTGGCCATCTCTCGAAAACGTCATCCCAATGGCGTCATGCCATCGCCACCATACCACATTGTTTTGTGTTATCCTAGAAAAAAAGGCAGGTGATTACGGTTTCCTTGCTCACTTCGTGTTACAGTCCAGGTGGATGaccattttttttctcccttttcaTGAACCTTCTTCCGTCTTTCGGGCTTCCGCCAAACTGATTTCCCTAGCATTTGGCAAAAGTACAGAGAAATACAGAATGTCATATGATGGATGGAGTAACATTGCAGAGAAGGTTATTCCAGTCTCCCGCTGCTCGATCAAAAAACGTAAAAACAAACAAAGCTTGCAGAGTTGACGGCAACATGATGCTCAGTCGGGGATTGATCGAACTGTAACAGAATTTGTCGGAAGGACAACAGAGAGCGGCAATGCGGAAATGGAAGACAAGAGTTGTCAATCAGGATTCTGCTTTTAACGGCGAAGTGACGATGCATGTCGAATACAATGAATGAATAAACTTAGTGAAGAATTCCGAAACAATTCGAGTGTATGTAATATATATGATTTGGGTGGGCTACAGGTAATACCAGTGGCGTATAGATGTTCGTTTTAGAAAAACCGCCTGCGAAGAAAAGCAGCTATAGGAAAGGAAGCAGAGAGGAGCGGTGACTGACAGGAGTAGTTCTCATAGTGAAATGCTGTGAATATAGGGTACGTTTCTGAGCAAGGCAGGGACAGGGAATGCCTCCCAACTTCCACTCATTCATGCAGCTATAAAAAGGGTGAACCATACATTCGTATATCCCCTCGTTCATCTTCAACACCTTTCTGTTCGAGGGTAAATAATAAGTAGGATGGCTAGTTTTCAATTTGGTTTACGTATGAGCAGGGTAAGAACACGACACAAGTGAATTATTTTTGTATCCTGACTAAAATCGCTTTCCTGGTGCGAAACATGAAAGCTAACAACACCGTGGTGATTgcagatacatttttttttcatgttgtacAGGTAGATGCGCGTGTACATATGTCAAAGCGTATCTATGAATATCCCAATGCATGATAAAGTCAACTCAGGAGCAGTCCATCAGatgacgtattctgaaacgtaaTGAATCTGGCGCCAACACACGTCAATCAAACGTTCTTTCTTAATGACGGCAAGGTCGTGCAAGCAGAGTTTCCTTCGGTGAGCTTTGGCTTGAGCGAAAGCCTTTCTATTGTGCCCTGCAACCCTTTGAGGTGATATAATGCGTATAAAAACTCCATCAATCCATTCCATTTTATTTCTCGGTCTTTTTCTCCAACTTGTCGAGACAAATATTGCTCATCATTTCCATATGCACACATTTGTATGTGGGACGTCAATGTAAAATATGTGCTACATTTGACGTAACCCGATTCCCTGTTTAAGAAATGACCGTAGCAGCGCCATGGCACGCGTGAATAAAcaaacatgaaaaagaaattaaagatccACTGCCCTCTCATATACCTTTGGGTTTCTCCGTGGCGGAGGGTGCCGGCTTTTTGTCCTCCTTTTTGTGTTCCTCCTTCGGCTTCGCAGTGGTCTTCTTCTCGTGCTCCTGGTTCTGCTTGCCCTTGTCGCGTTCGTCCACGTTCCAGGCCATGTCCTCCTTGGAGTCGCCTTCGTAACACACCTCCTCCAACTTTGGTCCGCACCAGTAAGGGTCACCTGCAACGCATCCGTGACCTCACTAGCCTCAACCAATGAAAGAACTGCTTGCAATGCTGTCAAACATAGGCTGTGCGCAGCATCGCTGAGCATAAATAACGTTACTGCAATAAGTTATATTTATTTCAAAACATCAAAAACGACCGCAAGAAAAACATACAGGGTAACGGATTGTTGTAGCGGGAAAGCAAAGTTTGCCACTTTTCTTGGAAGCGGTTACGCATCCACCAGCGAAGCATAGAGGGCAGTGAACAAGTTCGTGCCGTAGCTTACGATCTCGCAAAACAGAACAATTAAATAAAGTGGTCAGATAACTATTGGCCTGGCGGGGCCAGAGCCGAACACCGAAAACCAGCGCAGCAATCGACTTAAGGTCCACAAAaagaatgacaaccattccactctgtgaagatagaatgacagcgaaagctgacgacagacaaagctctcaaacaaaaagcaaattGCTTTCACTGccgttccatcttcacagagcggaatggttgtcattttttgcgttgcgagactggcgtcgttgctcgttcggaggtgctcGCGCTCgggattgtcgttttcgttcagcatcgcggtcgtttcgcgccggcaccGTTCACATTCTCGTTGATGTTCCCTCCGGCACTCCTAATACGCATGCTGTTCTTCGAGTATGCGagctatacgtgtccgccccatcgataacgccgttgtttttagcgccgatacatCTCCTGCTTGTGTACTACGACAACATTGACGTcgcgctattgttcacggcgaacGTTCTAATCTGTCctgcattttgacatctgcgccgccgcactgcacccgtatgggtttgttagagatcgctaagtccgtttctgttgccggacgccgaaataaacaacggaaggttagtcatacacAGCTTTTGCTGTAAAACGGGTCCCTCTTACGATGACCATAACTCACACAGAGAAAACGCAGCAATAATCTGCTACACTAACCGACGATGCGATCCAGATCCCCATTGAGAACATACTGGGCAAACTGGCGGGTCATACACGTGACACATGACCAAATTCACTGCATGCACACGAACTCAAAATGCTGTAGAGCTGCTTCCTCATCCCCGCGTTTCAACTCGTTCAAGCATCCCCCCTCCATTCCCTACGCCCGTGACAGCTGTACTGCTGCAGTGTCACAGTTACATCCGGTGTTCCGACCGCCCCTGGTCACAAAGTTTGCAACAAAGATTATTAGAATTGACTCTGGCGCTAGCGTCTACGAAAGCTACAATTATGACTATTCGGCCGGCATGGGAATGATCGGTCGTAAGTAGCAAACTAAATGTTTGGGCCAGTGTCCGGGTCATCCTAAATTGGCTTACATTGCAGCACTAAACGTACAGAGCGacaagaaacaaaataaaattgATTTTATTAGCAAAAGGAACACTCGTGACCGTACAACGAGAACTACAAACAGAAAAGTACAGAACTATTGTCGCCTAATCGCAGCAGATGTGTCTACTGCTACTTCTACATCACATCAAAGGCATCCGGTATGTTCGAATAATCTAATTCTTTATCGGGGAAGACAATTGATGACACACTTTCATGCATATTGCGGTGCAAATCGCGCCATCTCGGAAGCCACGATTATTTCTCTGGTGATTTCTACGCGATTGTTATCGACAATTACGCAAACTTCAAAATTTGGTCTTCATCTTCATTATGAAATTACGAGCATTCACATTTTATTGGAAAAGTGAATCTGTTGTAACGCTATGAACGAACTATATCGTTGTGGCCGACGAAAAATCACAAGCTTTTTTTATATGAAGCGGAGGCTCATCACAGTTTAGATTAGAGAAACTGTATTAGGCGTTCTCCATGTACGTTCTTTGCAAGGGGAAAGTTCGAGTTTCGTGGTGTAAGTCTGGTGATGTGATATGGGAAGTGGAATGTATATACACATGAAACGGGTCTGTCTTCAATTGGCGTAAGTAGCCAAATGTCCACACATTTAAGTTATCAAAGTGTAGCTGACTGAGATGGTGTTGTGtatactttttttattattctgagAGCTCGCGTCTGCAGTTTTATTATGCTATCGATATATCTCTTGTACGCACAACTCCAGGATTTGACGCAGTAGGACAAAACATTGtgaatgaatgcgaaataaaAAGCGACAAATACACCGACATCAGAGTAATTTCGAGATTTCAAAAGAATGAAACATCCAGGTGCCCCATTTCACACATACATCGTTAATGTTATCTAAATGGTGGCCCAACGTCACTCCGAGATAGCTGGAGACAGGCGTACCCTCAAGCAAACAGCAATTAATTTGAATGCCAAAGTAATGACATAAATTTCGTGTGCGTGAGTGAATTATCGtgtactttgttttctttgcaTTTATGGTTCATTTGTTAGCTGAGCGTCATTCTGACATCCGTTTCAATTCTGAAATAGCTTTGTTTTCAAGTTTTATAGGGCTGTCCGCCATTATTACCATTGctgtgtcatcagcgtacataaGTACATCAGACAACTGCAAAACAATTGAAAAGTCATTTGCGTACCGTGAAAAGAAAATCAGACCGATAACTGAACCTTGAAGTGCATCTGTGCATTAAAGTTGAGGAAAAAACGGCAGCGTGTTTATCATTAATTTCGGTTGAAGGCCATTATTGTAACAATAAAATCAATCGCGAACTTTCGCATTGAAATTATAATGCTGTAGCTTCGATAAACGAATACGATGAGTTCATGTGCCAAACGCTTTCTGCAGATCGAGGAATATCACTGCTACTAAAAGGTTTTCCTGTAATGCTGAATTAATTTTCTGTCTTAATTATAACTTTGCAGATGCTTTTGAGGGATGTGTACAAATTCCATGTGCTGAGGGGATGACATTTTTTATTTATCCAAAAAGTTCCTGCATCCAAACTGCAATACTTTTTTTCGAAAATACTATTAAAGGttcactaaaggcaaatattacaTCAAGCTAacgtgatagattagtgctcgagaatatCTAAGGCGTCACCattatcgtgaacagagccttaataatcgagaaattgaggtaaatgcaggacatgattagaggctcccacgggacattcaagtacttgcccggtGATGAAAGCTCTCcttagttaaagggacactaaaggcaagtattacatcaagctaaagtaatagattagtgctcgagaatatCTAAGGCGTCAGCattatcgtgaacagagccttaataatcgagaaattgaggtaaatgcaggacgtgATTAGAGGCTCCcacgggacattcaagtacttgccccgTGATGAAAGCACCCAAGCATTTCACGCTTGTATAGTGTCCTTGAAGGTGAGGAATAAACTGAATTTACCAGTAGGGTGTATAGGATGTTTCCTTTGATAATATACTTACAGAGCAACGGACGATGACAGCTGAAATTCTGCGTTTGCCTTCAGATCGTGAAGTTACAAATGCAGCATGATTCAAAAGAACACGAGCAATCTGATTTTCGTAGCACGAAAAGGCACTTAGTCCCGcattgcacacacacatacacacacacacacacacacgcactcacattACCTCTGCAAATTTTCTAGTGCTCGGGTCCCCTGGAAGAAAGCTAAATTCTGCGACAGACGTGCTTGGTCGCATGTTAACACGGTGATGACAGTTACATGACCGTTATATCGGCCAAATGCTGAGCTTCCGCCGTTTCGTATACACGAAAGCTCAGTGGAGCATTATTTTGTCCTAAAGCCATCAGAAAAGGAAGGAATGTGTAGGAGCCCAGCCGCTCCGATATGTACGGCTTGCCACAGTTGACCTACCTGTCTTGCCATTCAACCACTGCGTTCTGTGTCACCGTAATATTTATTGCAGTAGGTTTCGGTAAACTTATTTACTGCTACGATTGCAAATGTCCGCCAATCGAACGTGTTTAGTGAACGTGCGGAACACGCCACGTTAAGACCCGTCCAAATCGCTTTTCTACGGATTTTTTTTAAAAGATATTCATTTCGTCAGCACAGTGTGAACCATGTGCAGGCCTCCGTTCTGTGAAGCACAGTGTGAAGACTAACGATGTGAAAGCAACTGTTGTTTCATCGCGGTCACCAAACTCACGCGCCGTGCAGCCCGTTTCGGCAGTTCATTTGCAGCGTCATAATAATAAAGTCCACTTATCGGGGCATTTCTAAAGCAACATTCCCAATTTAGAAGCCCCTGAAATGCCACCGACTGTTCGGTTCCGTCGCTAAAACAACTAGTCACCGGATCACTACATCAGATAATTTGTCGCTTCGTCCCTAAATAGACAAGTCGCTAAATTTATCGATAATATCGCTAAAACGGCAACCCAGCTCCACAGGGCCCTACGAACCCTTCGTCGAACCGGTCCGTAATGAATCTATCAATAGATGTTCTGTTCCGTCGTTAAAATGACTTAGTCACCGGATCACTACATCGCAGAATTTGTTGCTTTGTCACTAAACAGACAAGTCGCTAAATTTATCTGTATTATCGCTAAAATGGCAACCCAGCCCCACAGGGCTTTACGAACCGTTTATCGAACCGGTTCGTAACGAATCTTCCAATAGATGAGGCAACCTCACGCTTCCGCGCGAGGCACCAGTGCTGGTTCCTCTCCCATGGATAGCGCTCGAATTAGAATGTCGCCGCTAGGCTCCTTACCCGTCGGAGTAATCGCCAGCCCGTTGGCTGTGGCAAGCGCGGCCTCGTCATCCCGCAAGCTTGGTACGCAGTTTCTTTGTGTCGTTCGCTGCCACAACAGCCTCGAAAATACGAAACACATGAGGTCATGCTCGGGAAGCTCCTCATTTCGGGAAATTTGCAAGTGAGACAGCCCCCGCGCCGTATACACAGTCAAATCGTACATTTTTTCTGTTCACGGGCCTTCTTTTCTTATACGTCTCGTGTGAATGATAGAGTGGTCCTTACACACACGGCGTTGAGGTTTAGTAAGCTTCGTAGACACGGGCGCTCGTTCAATGCTCACCCCTTTCGAAAACAAGCGCAGTGGGGGAGCAGCTAGTGAGAAACACTGTCGTGGTTGAGTGCGCAAAAAAAGTTAATCACTTGCATACAGATGCACCTTCCCAAAAAAAATAAATGGCACGCACCACCCCAATAATGCTGATAGCGTGCTTCACaccaaaaagaaataaacaagcaGTCCTCGCGTTTCTGTTTCCCACATTTTTAAGCGCTGTCGCTTCTTTGGCACGGAATTGCCGTGTACTTGAAGCTCCACGTTGCAGACCttattgtgcgtgcgtgcgtgcgtgcgtgtatttgttccctcttcgtccaccgccgttgtcgcgccttcacttcagattaTTACGGACGTGTGAACCATAGTTGACTTTAATTTTATGGCGTCTTGTGTCCGCATCTTATTTGACGCCCTGAAATGACAGGCACCGCATACGTTCGCCTTCCTTGGTGCTCCCGCCGCGAAAATGGTGTAGGAAAGTTTCTGAAAAACAGCACTGCAGTTTACAACATCGCCATTTGTCAACCAGACCAGGCGCTGCTGTTCTGGGGCGTTAGCGCCAGGAGTGAGGAGTGAGCGTACGCCAAGCGTGAGTGCATCGAGCAactagagaaagagggagagagagatagcacGTACACTGCGATCGCCACGAGGATCAAAAGGAGCATGCGCGTTtccatacactctaaaaaaagtttacaccatttggggtgtatatctgccacgcaacaataatcgtcatctgacttgcttgcgtttcctttcttgaaaacgccgcgcccgctacgttcCCGTCAGCAATGCTATGTCACagtgataacgcgcgtgccgttcattactgggaagtactgggctcgcagcgttaaagataggaaatgcgggcaagacagatggtgtttattgttgtgtggcaagatacgactcaaagggtgtaaacttttcttagagtgtagggacaacactctaagaaaagtttacactctTTGAGCCTTTGAgcccacagcaataatcgtcatctgtcttgcccgcgtttcatttctttaacgctgccagCCCGATatttcccagtcacgaacggcatgcgcgttatcagtgtgacgcagcattctcgacaggaaagtagcgagcgccgagttttcaagaaaggaaacgcaagcaaggcagataacgattattgctgtgggacaaacgtacaccccaaagggtgcaaccgttttaagagtgaatACACAGTTTCGCCACAAAAAGTGGCGCCACGCGACcacaaaaaaataagaagatTTTAACAATGGTGGCGCTTCTCAGCAGGCGCAACAGCGCAGACTGACCGTGGTGATGGGATGCATAAGTTTTGGTTTGGGTTTGGTTTCAAGATGGCAGGAAAATAACGGGTCGGCTGTGTTCCAGTTGAGCTGAAAGTAACGGTTCAGCTCCGGTTTTCGGTTGACTTGCGGTTCAGTTCGACATCCTACACAAGAGAACTAAAGTCCTTCGTGAATTCTGCGGTGTTGTATCTAGTGTCTTAAGATTCACGATAATTTATTTGACGCATCAAAAATACAGACATAGCAGGATATAACTTTTAAAAAAACGGCAGTTAGCAACCAAGGTGCACAGACCACGCGGAGTTGTggtactccgccagccaatcactgAAGTAAACAAAATCGTCCTCATGcaaccttttcaaaatggcgtcttACTTGATGCCTCCGTAGCATCTTTTTCAGAACCTTTTCATCGGCAGAagtgatgaggtgtgcaacagacgtGGACAAAGTGTATTaaatctgagcatttcactcatGAAAAGTCTGCGGTTCAGTTCATTTCATTGCTGAGCCCGTTACACTCATGAAATTTCGCTGGCAACTGTAGTGAAGCTCGATAATAAATAGCTGCAGCGAAGCCAGCATGTTACTTCAGttaaataaagaattaggctttcgccattccactgtaataggcgagggaaaacatataaaattacgcgctaataatttgaTTTTTATGGTTACCGCATTGTTTACGTAACATGGAAAGTTTAAAGTgagaactatttgcagcctcgcggaggagcagTGGCTGACGGTTATGACGGCGTAGGTGGGGCTTCACCGCAGGATTGTAGAAGTATAAAAAGAAAGGTCGATGACATTGCTGTTTTTCTACGGTCTCTATCAATTGGGTTTGATGTGCTGGTTTTCTCAGAAACATGGATCGCTTGTAAAGAAGATGCACCGTTCCTTCCAGGCTATCGAAATGAAATCCTTTGTCGTGAACAGCAAAAAGGTGAAGGTCTTGCTATTTATTTTAGGGCTGCGCTTTCTTGTGAACTGCTTGATAAATATTCTGTCATGAATGATGATATTGAATGCAAAACTATGTGTATTGGACCATGTTGAGTAGCTGGTGTATATAGGCCCCCGtggccacaaaaaaaaatttattcagtTCCTTGACGTTGTGTTATCATCAACTGTTCTCTGGAATACTCCTTGCATAATTATGGGTGATATAAATGTTGACCTCTGCTCCAACGATCCCTATGCGAAAGAATTTGAAACGCTTTTGCTTATATATGGAAGTGCACATTTTATAACATTACCTACTAGGATTACATCAGTGAGCGCTACGCTGCTTGATGTATGTGCTTCAAATTTAAATTCGCAGAATATTAAAACCGGGGTTCTTTCGTATGACATCAGTGATCATATGCCCATCTTCTTTCTGGTATTATTTACTTCTCGCCTTTGCATACCAAAAACCCAGACATTTCTACATCGAACTAAAAACAGCAAAACTCGGGAAAATGTTTTTTCACTTAGTTCAGAACCTAGATGGGAGCACTGTTTATAGGCAAAATAACCCTGATGAAGCTTATAACGCCTTCCTAAAGCTGTTGCGTGCTAGTTATGATGCAGCATTTCCACTTCATGAGTTCTCACGGGATACaaataaaaaatgcagaaagccttGGATAAATTCTGATCTTTACAGGCGCCTTCAAATAAAGAATAAGTTGTACCACAACTTCATCCACTCGAGAGAGACTGACGCGTTCACTAAATATAAGGCATACAGAAATGTTTTAACTTCAGACATAAGAAAGGCTAAAGCGAACTACTATGAAAAGTTATTTCAAAAGATTTACAACAATCAGAGGAAATTATGGGAAGTCATAAATGGGCTTATGGACAGGAATAAAGGCTGTCATAGGACACAGGACCTCACAATTAATGGCGAAACACTAAGCGGTGAAAGTTTGGCCAATGTCATGAACGAACACTTTATAAACGCGGGCTCCTATGTTGCAACCGATGGAAATGCGGAAAGTGCCCCAACTGCTGATAAGTCTACTGTGccttattctatttttttttggtACCCACAGATCCGGTTGAAGTAGAAAACTTAATCAGaaagcttaaaaataatgttgcatcTGGGATTG
Above is a genomic segment from Dermacentor andersoni chromosome 8, qqDerAnde1_hic_scaffold, whole genome shotgun sequence containing:
- the LOC126529391 gene encoding uncharacterized protein isoform X2 yields the protein MRKRTATLCWILLGLGIMCAEDKDKKITKETVKKGSGDPYWCGPKLEEVCYEGDSKEDMAWNVDERDKGKQNQEHEKKTTAKPKEEHKKEDKKPAPSATEKPKVDNSACQKDFDSGPCFSSKPMYYYRKESKKCEMFVYGGCGGNDNRFDTQKACEEKCARG
- the LOC126529391 gene encoding uncharacterized protein isoform X1: MRKRTATLCWILLGLGIMCAEDKDKKITKETVKKGSGKYGHVFPRPIDSSGTCIRGWGDPYWCGPKLEEVCYEGDSKEDMAWNVDERDKGKQNQEHEKKTTAKPKEEHKKEDKKPAPSATEKPKVDNSACQKDFDSGPCFSSKPMYYYRKESKKCEMFVYGGCGGNDNRFDTQKACEEKCARG